A segment of the Ovis canadensis isolate MfBH-ARS-UI-01 breed Bighorn chromosome 17, ARS-UI_OviCan_v2, whole genome shotgun sequence genome:
ACTAAATGTTCAGCCTGGACCAGCTCACTTCAACCCGTAACAACCCCACAAAGCATAGGCGCTACTGGAATCTTGTATTCCAGATAAGGAACTCACGGCTCAGAGAGGTGGGTtcagttgcccaaggtcacacagcttgtatgTGACAGAGGTGGGACTGGATCTGGTTTGATACTGGATTTGATCCTGAGCAGGGCCAGGGCCTGCCTGTTACCAAAACTGGGGTCCGCTGTCTCGTGTTCAGTCAAGCTAGTCTACTGACACCATGTTGTTGGGGAGGAAAAGGCAGTGTTTACTGCAGGGTAACAGACAAGGAGACTAGGACAGCTAGGGCTCAAAAAGCCGGAACTCCCCTACGAGCCTTTGCAAAGcacgtttatttttttaaagatcttttttggtGTGCACCatgtttaaagtttttattgaattagtTACAATGCAtgcttctgtttctattttttagttttttgggctgcaaggcatgtgggatcttagctctccaaggatcgaacccccagCCTCTGCTTTGAaaggagaagtcttaaccactggaccaccagggaagtcctgcaaagCATTTTTCAAGGCCagatgagggaaggaggagagttgCACagttctgattggttgatggttaGGTAACAGGGCAGCATTACAGAGGTTAACAACATCAAGCCTCAGGTGCCAGGTCTGGGGGCTATGTGTTCATCTGCCTAGTGGGAGAAGGGCtaacatctgtaaaacaactcaggaaatgtgcatcaggtactgttatctaggtacttcaggGAAGAGCAAAAGCAGAGAATATCCGGGGGGGAGGAGGGGTGCGGTGTATGTCCTAAGAAGGCCCCACAGTGTCCTCCTTGATCACATGTCCAGTCTAGCAGGACTCAGACCTGAGCTGGGATAtcagggtgaggggaggggggacTCCTGGGCCTCCATTGGATCCCCTCTCTTGAGGCTGCTCAACCCACACCCTGAAATGTTCCATCCTTCAGATCCTCAGATTTCAAGCTTTTGAATGCTGGTATTCAGGATTCCAGCTGGGAGGTCCCAAACTTCTTGAGTCCCATGAGCATCTTTCCTGAGTGGTCCAGGGCAGCTGTGCAGAGCTTGAGGATAGGGTGGGGGTGGCCCCTGGCAGCTCGCTAGTCTGCACTGCCTGAGTGCGGCTCAGGCAGAAGTACCCCAGTTTAGGGTGGAAGGAAATGGGCAGTGTCTGATGGCCTCCGTCGGGCAAGTGACAAGACAAATAGGATGTGGCAtctctctgcccctctctctgtgccccacccacccctctccaGTGGTAACTGACTATTTTCCTGCCATCAGAGGAGAGAAGAGGCAAAAGGTGGGGGCTGAAGGAAATGGTTTCACTGCCCTCAGCCTTCCCTTATCTGTGTAACAGGAACCAGAGCAGCCAGCGCTGGGGGGATAGACGAACGGGCCCCCAGATGATGAGGTAGTGAAACGATCCGTCCACAGTGGGGGTTTATACCACGTTGCTTCGTTAGGGTACACGTGTCCAGGCAGGGATGAAAGTCATTACTCTACCTGCCACAGATGGTGCTTTACTCTGCTCCTCTCCTTGTTACCCGCGAGGCTCTTTGGAGTCACAGAGCCCTGGGAACCGTGTGGGTTTCAGTCATATGGGTGAGGCCTGCCCAGCTGCAGCCTGGCTCCAGGCTGCTGTGTCCCCGGTAACCTTTCCCTTGAAGCCAACAGTATGGTAGGTCCCAGGGTCCTGGATTGCCTGAGACTGATGGGGACGAGGGATGGTCAGTGCTAACACTGGGAACATTTGGGATGAGCTGTTTGGCTTAGGCCCAGGCAGGGAGATACTGGCTTTTCCCAGTGCTCCCTGTTGCATCCCGAACAGGCAAGGAAGTCTCTGCTCTCACACAGATCTTGGCAGCTTCCGTAACGTAGGGAGGTAGGGAGGTTGCCACCTCTGTACCCTTCCTGAGTCAAAAGGCCCTCCCCCACCACTtctctgctcctctgtccgtagccCCCTGCTGGACAGGGGGGACCTTCCTGCAGCATCTTGTTCAGTTCTCATCTTTGAGACAATActacccatcttacagatgaggaaactgaggctcagacttGGTAAAACGATCTGCTTAGGTTATACAGCAGCTCAGTGGTCTCTCTTCCGCCCCAGGCTGCCTCTGTGTGAAGGGATGGGTGCAGGGGGAGAGCCCACCTTGGGAACCACAACCTGGCCCCTTCCATGGCACCCTCCCAACCTCCCTGACTCACCCAGGTCCCTCCCTGACCCAGGAGCCAGTGGGTTGGGTATTCTGCTTTTGCTTCTCCCTTTCTGCTTCCAGGAAGTAGCTGAGAGCTCTGCCTTCCAGGAACCAAGCACAGCCCAAGTGGGGATAGTAGGGGTAGAGCCCAAGCTCATAGTTACGAAATATGTCCTAAACATGGCTTCTTCTTCAAGTCCCCTGCCATCAGGAAAGTGGGGCCAAGGTTAGGCCATACACTCTTTCCCAAGGTGCAAAGAATGTCTGCCTCCCAAAGGCCAATGCAGAGGCAAAGACTGTGTGCGTGCACGTGTATGACACACTTACTAAGCATGAGCTGCAAGCTGGCATTTTTGAATTCATTTGCTCATTGCATTCTCCCCAAAACCCAATGAGATGGGTGGCGTTTGTtgttcccattctacagatgatgaaactgaggctcagaaaggcaaAGATCTGAGTCAAGGTGATTTCACTTGTAAGGGACAGAGCTGAGACTTGAACATCCTTTTGTTGGACCTCAAAATCTGTGCTCTCAACCTTGTGCCCTGCACAGTACCCAGTACAGAGAGCACCAACCTTTCTGGGTGTTACGACCTTCAAGGTCCTCCTGATTCCTTCTTTGCCCTCCCTCTCCTAACTGGGTCCCCAGTGGCAGGCACAAACCCACCAAGCTAAGCTGTGTTCCAAGCCTTTGCTCCTTCTGCCCTCTCAGCTAGGTCTCTCCACAAAGCCTTCCTGAGTTCTCGCTAGCTTCGAATCTTGTCTCCGCGACTTGGCAGCCGTTTGGGCAAGTCGCTctacttctctgagcttcatccCTCCTCAGTAAAACGAGGATATCTGTGAGAGCCAGATGTGTCTGGTGCAAATATCGTTGTTtagtttaagaaattattttaaagtacgATCAGACTGGTATCTTAGAAACCATCGTAATTTTAACTAACATGGGAGAGGCTAAATTGAGTCTAGAAGCAGAGGGTCTATGAGTGAGTTACAGACATTCAACAAGTGATGAACAACTGCTCTCTGCTCTGAAGTACATGGAGTACAAGGAAAGTACAATGAGAAAATGCtctgaaaaaatagatatatgtatcGACAGATGTATACTGGAATCaccttgttgtacacctgaaactaacccgaCATTGTAAAATCAATTACactccaactgaaaaaaaaacacaaggaaaagTTTTGGAAATTATCCAGGCTCTGCTCCACTCTAGGATGAGCTGGTCGGCTTAATCCCAGGAAGGGAGATATTGGCTTTTCCCAGTGCTCCCTGTTGCATCCCGAACAGGCAGGGAGGTCTCTGCTCTCACACAGGTCTTTGCAGCTTCCCTGACGTGGGGAGGTAGGGAGGTCGCCACCTCCGTATCCTCCTGAGTCACAGGCACCTCTCATCTCctctgctcctctgtccgtagccCCCTGCTGGATGCCAGCATCAGGGGACCTACCTGCAGCATTTCATTCAGTTCTCATCTTTGAGACAATACTGCccatcttacagataaggaaactgaggctcagacttGGTAAAGCAATCTGCTCAGTTTACACAGCAGCTCAGTGttccctcctctgccctgggctgtCTCTGTGTGATGGGGTGGGTTGGGGGAAAAGTCCATCTTGGGGACCACAACCTGGCCCCTTCCATAGTACCTTAGATTGCATATTGCTGAAGGGTACTATGTCAGGGAATCGAGGAATCTCACCCCAAAACACAGGTGTTGGTCACCACAGGATTCTCAGCTGCAAGATTTTGAATCCCACAAATACCAGCCACTGCCAGGGGCAGaataaggggagagagagaaacccaGGAGGCATGAGTGTTCACAAGGCCAGGAAGAAAGACCAATCAGACGGTCAAAGAGAGAGGCACTGCCCTTTCTGGCTCCCTGGTTCGGAGGGAGGCTGAGGGGTGACACGAAGACAGACAGTCACTTTTGCTACCCACAGGCAAACGAGATGACTGTCAGCTCCCTGAGGACAGGCTGTTCACAACAGATTTGAGTTTTTCTCCTGGCCCCAGATAGAGCAGTTGATGGCTCTGAGCCCTTGAGGACTTACAGGATAGATTTACCGAAAGAACCAAAGTAGCTGCTATTTGCAGAAGCTGGAGATGGGAGCAAGATGCTAAGAGCTTTCTAGGTATCACCTCATTTTTATCCTCACAGTAGTCTACAGGTAGGTGCTGTCATCCCCATCATGTAAGCGAGGACCTACCCAAAGGGAACTGGATCAAGCCAACACATTGAGGAAGGATGGGAAGACTGAGAGTCTGAGGGACGGGCCAGGGTTGTGTGGGATGGGAGCCAAGATAAGGGGAACTGGAACAGAGGCGTGCAGAGAGAGGAGTCAGCATCACACTCCAAGAGGCCTCAGAGGGCCAAGCGAGCATCTTTATCCTGTAGTCCCGCGGTCACCAAACTCTTGCCCCATCGATGGACAAGATAGGTACATTGCTATATTTACAAACTGTATACAGGTACCGCTGTGCTCACGAGACACTAAACGTGTACAGAAGTAGAAGTGAAGTGACATAAAGGTTCCTGTAAGCAGAAGAGCTAACGCTATCTTTCCACGCCTCAGTAGACTGTCTTGTCCACACTGCACGGGGTCTTCGCTGCCGcacgtggactttctctagttttgacgagtggggtgggggggctgctctccagtctcAATGTGCAGGCTTCCCGTTGCGGCGGCGGCTTccatcacagagcacaggctctccgGCTCGCAGGCTTCCGCAGGCGTGGAGTGTGGGCTCCGCAGCGGTCGCTcaggggctctggagcacaggttcagtagacgtggtgtgcaggcttagttgcccagtggcgacatggaatcttcccagaccagggattgaacctgtgtctcctgcactggcgggtgaattcttaacccctggaccaccagggaggtctgagGCGAATATTAATACATTTGTGTGCACTGGGTCAAGGGAGTTGAAGAGCGCCCCCAGGTGGATTCACTGATGCTGGTAAGTAGTAATAGCTGCTATTTGTGGAGGGGCATCTGTGCACCAGGCGTGTGCTGGGGGGTGAGGATGCCCCAGACCAGGTGTGTTACCAGCTGTGGCTGTTCAGGGTCACAGTCAAGGGCGCTTGGTGGGCCCAGGGTGTAGCTCTCCTGACGTCCCGTTGTCCATGTCCCCCTCCAGGTGCCATGCTTCTGCAACTCCTGCTGCTTCTGGCCCTGCTGGGCCCTCGCAGCAGCCTCCAGCTGGCGGAGACCAGCAAGAATGAAACTGTGAAGGCCCCAGGCCCCCTATACCCAGGTGATCATGGGGGACACCCAGAAGATGATGAATCAGACTATGACTATGTGGTACAAACAGACCCTCCGGAGATGCTTGACAATAGCACCGAGGTCCCCAACTTTCTGCCTATGGTGGCAACGCTGGGGCAGAGAGAGTCTGCAGGGCCTACGACACCTAAGTCATTCATTCTAGGGATGTCCACAAGGGACTCTGCTGTCCTGAATGCCACAGGGGCAACCACTGAGAAACTGAGCCCAGAACTGGTCACACTGGTCTCTCTGACCAGAGAACTGGTCACTGAAATCCCTCCCAAGATGAAGGATCCGTCCACAGAGCTGGCTGCAGCCACAGAGGCCACGTCCACGGAACCCAGGCTTACAGAGGCCCTGTCCACGGAACCCAGGCTTACAGAGGCCCTGTCCACAGAACCCGTGCCCACAGAGGCCCTGTCCACAGAACCCGTGCCCACAGAGGCCCTGTCCACAGAACCCACACCCACAGAGGCCCCGTCCACGGAACCCAGGCTTACAGAGGCCCTGTCCACAGAACCCACGCCCACAGAGGCCCCGTCCACGGAACCCAGGCTTACAGAGGCCCTGTCCACAGAACCTGCGCCCACAGAGGCCCTGTCCACAGAACCCGTGCCCACAGAGGCCCTGTCCACAGAACCCGCGCCCACAGAGGCCCTGTCCACAGAACCCGTGCCCACAGAGGCCCCATCCACGGAACCCCGGCTTACAGAGGCCCCGTCCACAGAACCCACACCCACAGAGGCCCTGTCCACGGAACCCAGGCTTACAGAGGCCCTGTCCACAGAACCCGTGCCCACAGAGTCCCTGTCCACAGAACCCAAAATCATAGAGACTCTGCCCACGGAAccagccaccacagaagccccttTCAGGGAGCCCACTACCATACCAGCCCTGCCCACAGATCCAACCACTGTGGAGGCCCTGCCCATGAGACCTGCTACCACCAGGGGCCTAACCACAGCCCTTCCTGTGGCCTCTGATACTCCCAAGGGCACCATTGTGGCAGCTGGCGACTGGTCTGATGACTTCACTGGGAGCTCTGTGGCCCCGATCCCCCCAGAGGGCCTGCCGGACCCGGGCCCCGTGAAGCAGTGTCTGCTGGCCATCCTCATCCTGGCCCTGGTGGCCACCGTCTTCCTCGTGTGCACCGTGGTGCTGGCCATCCGCCTCTCCCGCAAGAACCACCTGTACCCCGTGCGCGATTACTCCCCCAGCGAGATGGTCTGCATCTCGTCTCTGCTGCCCGAGGGGGGCGAGGGGCCCGCTCCCACGCCCAACGGGGACCTGCCCAAGGCCAAGGACCAGGGCCGGAAGGCAGGGCCGGGGGAGGACCGTGAAGGGGATGACCTCACCCTGCGCAGCTTCCTCCCTTAGCTGCCGAGCTGCTGAGCCGGGGCCCATGCTGAGGCTCTAAGCTATGGGTCGGACTGCCTTGGATCCCCCAGGAGACGGGAATCTTCAGGGCGGGGACCCGGGCCGCCACACACAGGACTGAGAGCAGCCAGACTCCAGGCACCGAAGCAGGCCTGGCAAACAGAACCTCCAGTAGAGGCTGCAGACGACCCCCcagctccctgcccagcccccgtgTGTCCTGGGCTCCCTCTAATGCCTCCGTTCCCCGGCCGCTGGAGTCTCATGCTCACGCACCCAGGGGGGCTCAGAGTCTGTCCCTGCCGCCATGCCTGCGACCCTTTCCTTCTACGGCCACGGCACAGGAAGGCGGCACTCGGCACTGGATTCCTTGGTTCACTTCCTGTCGTCCCCCCTCATTTGGGGAATCTCTTGGGGAACCCACAGTGAGTTGTGGGGGCTGGGCAGGTTCCTTAGGGGACCTACAAGCTGTTGTCTAGTGATAGCCTAACCCCATCCTGGCCTCCCTCGCCTCCCCCGGGGGTCTTGAGGTGCTCACAGAGGTCTCCGGGGCCTAGCTCAGGGCCCACGATGGCACAGacgctcagtaaatgtttggtgGTGAACAAGTGATGGCTGAGTGAATGCTTCATGCTGCCTCCTTCAGGTGGGGAGGGGGTCCTTTTGCTgttcccccagccccagggcccttAGGAAGCCCCCTGCACAGGCTATTAAGGTTACTTCAGGGGGCACCTTGGTGTATCCTTGGGCGCTGGGTAAGGGGTTCAGGCTGCTGGCCCCAGGAGCCACTTTGCCCAGTGGTACCCACGACACAGTTCAAGCCTGCAGAATTTGGTCCCCCCGCACCCCAAATCTCCGCCAGATACCCCCTCTAAACATCAATGCCATGCACCCCAGAAGCCCACCCTGACCCTTCTCTGTTCTGCATGAGGCTCATCTCCCCTTAACACCCAGTGGCCCCCTCCTCACAGGGGGAGCCTGGCTACACCCCACAAGGCCTTCCTACAACTGACTGGTTGTCTTACAGAgtttgaagaagtgaagtgaagtcacttcagtcatgtccgactctttgcgaccgcctggactgtaatctgccaggctcctctgtccatgggattctccaggcaaggatactggagtggggtgccatttccttccccagcatAGAGAGTCTGGGGCCCCGtaaactttttcttaaagggcAAGATCATAAATATCTTAGGTTTGGCAGCTCACGTGGTCTCTGTTGCATCTTCTCAACTCTGGCATCCTGGCACGAAGGCCACGACTGACTCTGCGTCACGGATGAAGGGGTTTAGCTGAATTCTATTGAAACTTTGTTTAAGGCAGCAGGCTGGGTCAGGATCTATAAGTTAGCTTGTCCCTGACTTCAGTGTAGGGTGACCAGATGTCCTGAGACTTTCCTGGTTTCAGCACTGAAAGTCCTATATCAGTGGGATACAAGGCTTTCAGCTCCAGCAGATTAGGACAGCGAGTGGCCCTATTTAAGCACTGAAACCCAGGGGGACTCTGAGGGTCAGAACAGGAAGCCAAAGCCTTAGAGAGGAGAAGGGTGTGGTTTACTTCCTGACATGGCTGAGCCAGGGTTTCAGACTTTTGATCTTTGCTTCCTAATGCCTTTTAGTCATTTCTGTACACGgggaaggaaacacacacacacacacacacacacacacacacacacacttctaccTTCTAGAACATTCATCTCAGGGGACTTTTTCTCTTCTAGAAAAATGCCTCCAAGGGCCTCTTTGGGAATTCAGGACCTCCTCCACTCCGTGGCATAACCTGCAGAGAATGAATTCAAAGAAAATATCGAACTGGGGCAGGGGAAGCGGGGGTGTTGGCTGCAACTCAGAGAGAGGGATGGGGGGAAAGGCAGCAGGAACACGGAAATCAACAGGGCCATAGGGAACAGAGTCAGGGATAAGCGGAGAACTGCCTGGTTCTGTCCCCCCTGCCCCCTTGCCCTTGAACCTCTACAACAGCTGTGATACACCGGAAGGTGTGTTCAAGGTGCTTCGGTTGGGGCGCTGGTGGAGCGGGCTATCCGCCATGGGCGGGGACAGACAACCCTGCAGAAGGCGGGTTCCTAAGGCAGCAACAAACAGTGTTTCACTTCCCCTTTATCCGGGATCAGAAAACTCAGCTGGTGGATTCCACATCACTGGGGTGGGGCCCCAGAGGCTGGAGGACTTGGGGGACATTTCAGCAGTTCCTCCGGGACTTTGCTACCCCGTCCGTCTCGGCAAGGAGCAGGTCTCCGGGCTCCCTTAAGGGCCCCGGCGAGCGCCTCTGCTCCCGCACGTTGGTTTTCCGTCTTTACCGAAAGAGGACCGCTTCTCTGCAGCCCTCCTTTCAAGGTGCAGGATTCGTCAGCAGCGGAGGTGGCGAATGCTTGACGATGCCACCAGGGGGCGCCCACCACCAGCTAGTGGAGCCAAGGGCAGCCTGGCGCTTCGCTTGGTCCAGTCTCGGAGGATGAAGGAAGGATGGAGCCAGATCCGAGCTCCAAACCCAGTGGGGTGCTGGTATATATTTACCAACTGGCTTCTCAGGTGGATTGGTGGCCAAAACACGATTTGCAGTGCTTGCCAATGTATTTGCTGTAAATACTCCCGTGGCTGATTTTGAGCAACCAGCCATTTATACGGTAGGTCatacaaaaaatgtaaataacGCCAATGGCGTAGATAGGATGTAATAAGATCATGAGGAAGCGATGAGTTTTAAGCATTGAGACCTTGCTTTTTAACATAATGTAACTTAATTTTATGTAACAACTGGTTCAAATAATTCTGAAAATTTGACAGCTGGATCTGAGACTGATAGAGGCCGGCTCCTGCTTCCTAGTGCGTCCTTCCACTTGTCTGGACCTCCCTTGCCCTTGAACATCACCCCGTGAATTGCCCCATCCATCCACTGAGCACGAATATCTGCTATGTCTCCATGGATCCCCTCGTACAGCCTATGAAGGAGGAACTAGGATTCttgccattttacagaagaggaaactgaggctcagagaagtgcaGTCACATGTCCCAGATCGTACATGAGGATCTGAGATTGGAATCTAGGCTTGAATCAGAAAGCCACATTCTTACCACTAAGTCACGTGGTCCTTGAGATCATAGCGGGGCTCTGGGGGAATCCCGtgccccaaactcccactcctgCTGACCTGTCCTGGTGTCTGGAAGTCCCCCTCAGTCACCCTTTGTGGCTCTCAGTTGCTGAGAGAAGGCATTGGGACCTGTTAGTTagtggctcagttatgtccagttctttccaaccccatggactgcagcctgccaggctttcctctgtccctgggattctccaggcaagaatactggagtgggtagccaatcccttccccaggggatcttcccgacccagggatcgaacctgggtctccttcattgcaggcagattctttactgtctgagccgctagggaagccccaggacgACACAGTTGAACCCAGCTTGCAGAGAGCAGGCACACAGCAGACCTGGGATGCAAGACAGACAGAGGTGGCTGCAGCAAGGCGCTGGCATTTCCTGGGCACTCTGTCTATGCCCAGCCCCATGTCAAATGCTTTATCTGCCTGATCGCATTCAGGTCTCACAACAGCCCGTGCGGTGATGACAATTATTACCCCACTTCTCTGctagggaaactgaggttcagaaagctGGACCACTGGCTTCAGCAAGTTGCACTGCTGAGAAACCAGACTCCGCTGACTTCATCTCTGGCagtagggaaggaaggagggtagACAGGAAATGGGGGACAGAGGGTGGCATGCTAAATTTACTCTTGTCCCTTTGGAGGGGGGGTGCTGCCAGCCCTGTGGGTGCTTCATCTGGCAGTCAGTCTGGACAAAGGCTCCCCAAACCCTCCTCCATACCCCACCCCTGCCTGCCACTCAGCCAAGTCTTACCTGATGCCTAAGCACAAGATACATCCTCCATAAACCATAGTTTTTAGGATTatcaaatacagaaaaatgaCTGGAAGGAAGTACACAAAATCATTAAGAGAGATTAGCCACCAAGCATGGGATTATAAGTGAATTTTATTTGGTTCTTTTGACTTTCCTgtgttttcctaatatttttcaATGGGCAGAACAAAATCATAAGTATTTAGGAAGTCTGGGGGTCCCAGGTCTGGGTAAAATCATCCACTCTTTAGCTATGAATGCCCACACAGGAAGGCTCTGAGCTGGTGGTCCTGACCTGGGGACAACTTTGCCCCCCCAGGGGacatctggcaatgtctggagatgaGCTGGTTGTCAGGACTTGGGGGAGCATTGCTGGCATCTAGCAGGTGGTCATGGACCCCGACAAACATCCCGCAGTGCACAGGCCAGTCCCCCGAGGCAAAGAAGGGCCTGGTCCAAATGTCAGTGGTCCTGAGGTGGAGAAATTTGGCTCTTCCCACTTGGCAGTGAGGGCCCGTTGGAGTTCCCCTTCTCCAAAGTGTTTGGAAACCCGAACTGTGCGGCCTGGAGCTTGATTGCTGAGTCTCCTCTTGGTGGCTGGAAGCCTGTAGCCATAATTGCTCAGGCTTTTGCCCCCCGGGGTCCCACAGAGCCAGTGCCCCATGCCTAAGCCTGGCAAAATAAGGATGCTGTTGCTGAACCTGGCAGGGGGGCAGCCTTGGAACTGCTTTTCCGAGGAAAGGAGCAGAAAGGAATAGGCCTAGGGCAGGAGACAGGAGCACCAAAGGGGTGAAGATGCAGTCCCTTTCCCAGGCACATGAACCCTGCGAGGGGCGAAGCATGGTCCCCTCCTGTCTCAGCACTGCTTCCGGGCTGCCCCCTCCTTCGGGGCAGTCCTTCCGGGAGACTGATTGTTCTTCCTTGTGTCTGGCCTCCAGACCTCTCCGGCCTTCAGGGGATTTCCCCCAGAGCTTCAGTGGCCGGCTCAGCAAATCACTGGCTATAAATGAATCTGTAGGACGGTAGGGTGCCTTAATCCCGCCAGCAGCCGAAGCTTCTGGAAGCCAACCCTGCCTGTTTGAACCCCCATCTCACCCACTGACAGACATGTTGGCTGGATGAGGGCAGGAAAGCTGTCACCTCTCACTGTCCTTTGGCTCCGGCCCCAAGAGCCTGCTGGTTCTTTCTTCCTCGCACTCGCCTGCCCCAGGTCCTTTGCACCTGCCGCTTCTCTGCCTACTGCCCTCTCCCCAGAGGTCTGCGGGACCAGCATCTTCTCACCCTCGTGTCTCAGCGTGAATGCCGCCTCTTCAGAGGGGCCTGCTCTGCAGCCCTGCCCCGCTTTGGCTTTAGGACAACCCCCTGCTCCCcttcagggtggtggtggtggtgctcgcgctgccatgtctgactctccgtgaccccgtggactgtagcccaccaggctcctccgtccatgggactctccaggcaagaatcccggtGTGGGGAGCCATggcctcctccgggggatcttcccgacccagggactgaattgcATCTCTcacgtctctggcattggcaggcgggggCGGAGGTCTTTAccgttagtgccacctgggaagccaggtgaCCGTGTGGATGTACGGATTTTTGCTGTGCAAGGGGGGGGGGGCCTCTGCCCCTCACATCACTCTGTCTATGactgcacagtgcctggcagtcCGCAGGGGTTCAGAAGACATTGACTGCATTAACAAATGGGTAAGG
Coding sequences within it:
- the SELPLG gene encoding P-selectin glycoprotein ligand 1 isoform X2, with the protein product MLLQLLLLLALLGPRSSLQLAETSKNETVKAPGPLYPGDHGGHPEDDESDYDYVVQTDPPEMLDNSTEVPNFLPMVATLGQRESAGPTTPKSFILGMSTRDSAVLNATGATTEKLSPELVTLVSLTRELVTEIPPKMKDPSTELAAATEATSTEPRLTEAPSTEPRLTEALSTEPAPTEALSTEPVPTEALSTEPAPTEALSTEPVPTEAPSTEPRLTEAPSTEPTPTEALSTEPRLTEALSTEPVPTESLSTEPKIIETLPTEPATTEAPFREPTTIPALPTDPTTVEALPMRPATTRGLTTALPVASDTPKGTIVAAGDWSDDFTGSSVAPIPPEGLPDPGPVKQCLLAILILALVATVFLVCTVVLAIRLSRKNHLYPVRDYSPSEMVCISSLLPEGGEGPAPTPNGDLPKAKDQGRKAGPGEDREGDDLTLRSFLP
- the SELPLG gene encoding P-selectin glycoprotein ligand 1 isoform X1, which codes for MLLQLLLLLALLGPRSSLQLAETSKNETVKAPGPLYPGDHGGHPEDDESDYDYVVQTDPPEMLDNSTEVPNFLPMVATLGQRESAGPTTPKSFILGMSTRDSAVLNATGATTEKLSPELVTLVSLTRELVTEIPPKMKDPSTELAAATEATSTEPRLTEALSTEPRLTEALSTEPVPTEALSTEPVPTEALSTEPTPTEAPSTEPRLTEALSTEPTPTEAPSTEPRLTEALSTEPAPTEALSTEPVPTEALSTEPAPTEALSTEPVPTEAPSTEPRLTEAPSTEPTPTEALSTEPRLTEALSTEPVPTESLSTEPKIIETLPTEPATTEAPFREPTTIPALPTDPTTVEALPMRPATTRGLTTALPVASDTPKGTIVAAGDWSDDFTGSSVAPIPPEGLPDPGPVKQCLLAILILALVATVFLVCTVVLAIRLSRKNHLYPVRDYSPSEMVCISSLLPEGGEGPAPTPNGDLPKAKDQGRKAGPGEDREGDDLTLRSFLP